Within Bactrocera oleae isolate idBacOlea1 chromosome 6, idBacOlea1, whole genome shotgun sequence, the genomic segment tatatgtgtatttgaAGTGTAAATATATcatttagaaattttagaatAAGAGTTCGTGCGGAATGCGTTTTCTTGTGTCATACCACTAATAATCGACATATATCTTTTTCATTTCAGGTCGATTTAGAACCCGAATTAAGTATAAACAATATTCAAGAAGAGTAAGTATCAAAAGTAATATAATACGTTAGTAAAACTTTTACGTTCTGTTGTTgggtgtatatatgtaggttctCGGTATAAGCTCAGTTATTTCGTTAATTGTaatgtatattcaaatataattgtaCTGCCTAAAGGGTATTTAaagcatttatatttatatttttaaatgtttaatatgATTTTCTCTTCTATTTGTGGCGATTGTGTTGATGCATTTTGTTCACTAgatatgatatttttaatgtCTGAATTTTGAAATTGCCAACCGAAGAACAAGagctttttaatacaattttctatAGCCTTTGATTTCGAAAATATCTGCGTTTTAATTTATAACACACACTGACTGGTAGTCAcgtagttttttatataaacgaaGACAAGTACATTATACTTTTCGCGAATGTAagtgttttattatatattaacacaaaaagtcaaatattaaattaaaaatattcataattaaATCAAATGTGACAGTGTGTGTATTAAACGGTAATCTTCGTGTGAATATAAACAGTTTGAGCTATATTACTCTGTTTTTACCGAAACCTCTGTTTTTGCTAATAATGTAAACATATAGTAGAAAATGAAAAGCTCAAGTACATGCAAATACATTTGTAATTTctgtttttaccgataataatTTTGCTAATGATATTGTTAAAACATCACTTATCTGTCATATCATATCAACAACATAACGATAAAAACCTTCGCAGTTAAACAACAGCTGCACAAGTGTTTGACGCCATACAGAAACATGAAGGAAATAATATGAATGGGAGGGTTTATCCTTAGTATGGTcttaatttattatactttttatcagacgcaataaaaattattaataaaatgtatgtatatttttacaatttttagagTTGAAGGACAGGAAACTATACAGTTGTCAGAGGAAACTGTAAATCCCGGTAAAATAAAGCTAGGTCCCAAAGATTTTGAGCTAAAGAAGGTACTAGGTAAAGGTGGTTACGGCAAAGTTTTTCAGGTTAGTTCAATTCATATTTCTTCTAAGATCTTTTTACTtacacaatatatttattttaggtgCGTAAAACTGCGGGAAGAGACGCCAACAAATACTTCGCCATGAAAGTCCTTAAAAAAGCCTCAATAGTCACAAATCAAAAAGATACAGCACATACTAGAGCTGAAAGAAATATATTAGAGGCTGTAAAGGTATTTTTTGCATGCTTtataaacgaaaataattttacaatttatttatgcatttggcCTTTTCTATTACAGCACCCATTCATCGTTGAGCTTGTATATGCGTTCCAAACTGatggaaaattatatttaattttggagTATTTAAGTGGCGGTgaattatttatgcatttagagCGTGAGGGCATATTTTTGGAGGATACAACATGGTaaatgcgtacatacatacctatatgcataACTATCTAAATATTATTTCCTTCCTTCTATTCATAGCTTTTATCTAAGTGAAATTATACTAGCTTTGGGACATTTACACAAATTGGGCATTATTTATCGCGATTTGAAGCCAGAAAATATCCTTTTGGACGCACAAGGACATGTAAAATTAACTGATTTCGGGTTGTGTAAAGAGCACATCCAAGAAGGTATCGTTACGCACACGTTTTGTGGCACAATAGAGTATATGTAAGTGAAATCAATGCTTTTAAGTCTTTTTGTTTCCTCCCACTCAATagtgataaaattaattttattttatataaagggCACCTGAAATCCTTACTCGCAATGGCCACGGAAAAGCAGTTGATTGGTGGTCATTGGGTGCATTAATGTTTGATATGTTAACAGGCatggtaagttttttttttacaagttgCTAACTGGAAAATAAATTAGTATTATATTTTCGCTTTATACATTTTAGCCACCATTTACTGCTGAAAACAGAAAGAAAACTATCGAAACGATTTTAAAAGCTAAACTAGTTCTACCTGCCTACCTCACGCCCGAAGCTAGAGATTTAGTGCGTCGTTTGATGAAACGCCAAGTGCCACAAAGACTGGGAAGTGGTCCAGAAGATGCGGCCGCCGTACAGTCACATCCATTCTTTAAACATGTTAATTGGGATGATGTATTGGCCCGGCGACTGGAGCCACCAATCAAACctattttggtaaatatatactaatagaTTTATATACTGGTGTAGTAAaatgaaatccattatttttgcatgaaattaaaTGCTTTAATTACCATAATTAGAATGATCCGATTcaggtcaaatatgcgccgttttgttcgataacttgttgccattttaagGGTAATTTCATTATGCCTCTCTCATAGAAGCGTTCtttcctattggcaaaaaattgagacagtcgattttcacaagccaCTCTTGAAGCGAATTCTTACCAGCAAAATTGTTCGCCATTAACAGGAacagatggtaatcacttgctgccaggtccggactataaggtggatgcataagtACCTCCCAACCAAgttcccggagcttctggcgagtcactatcgatgtgtgtggcttggcgttgtcctaatggaacacaattcctctcctattggccaaagctggccGCTTCTGGGTGATTGCTTCCTTTGGACTtgccaattgttgacagtacattTCTGAGTTAAGAGTATTGTcgtatgggagcagctcatagtagataatTTCCTGCAGTGAAGTTGTCGTAAGTAATCcacttttcatcgccagtcaccaaccgcttcagaaatgggtcgattttgttgcgattcagcaatGATTCGCGGTATGGAAATTCGATCcatgaggttttttttttgcgttaactcgtgTGGCACGCAGTGTggttacagtatcaggaccataaatGCTATTCACATTTCAGCCGcttggcttgcgttttcgcccttatcgaagaaaaattgtaaatatagcgtattttctctttgtccaagtgtccatctttgacgcgcgttcaaacaaaactgaatcaaccaatcaTAAAACTGCCCGAAAAGCTTTTTTAGTATgaaatgtcatctttctaacgccatcaAGCGGAATCCGAtcggacttatacaacgcgagatacagataaaaTTTTGAAGGCTGGCAAGAGTCccatattaaaaatacaatcaAGTTGCGGTTTAATATCAATGCAAATGCATAaatttcatttccatttttGAACCTTGATATTTAATTGGCTAGTTTA encodes:
- the S6k gene encoding ribosomal protein S6 kinase beta-2, with product MADVTDASGVFDLELHEEENPRDSDDDRIELDDVDLEPELSINNIQEEVEGQETIQLSEETVNPGKIKLGPKDFELKKVLGKGGYGKVFQVRKTAGRDANKYFAMKVLKKASIVTNQKDTAHTRAERNILEAVKHPFIVELVYAFQTDGKLYLILEYLSGGELFMHLEREGIFLEDTTCFYLSEIILALGHLHKLGIIYRDLKPENILLDAQGHVKLTDFGLCKEHIQEGIVTHTFCGTIEYMAPEILTRNGHGKAVDWWSLGALMFDMLTGMPPFTAENRKKTIETILKAKLVLPAYLTPEARDLVRRLMKRQVPQRLGSGPEDAAAVQSHPFFKHVNWDDVLARRLEPPIKPILRSEDDVSQFDTRFTRQIPVDSPDDTTLSESANLIFQGFTYVAPSILEDMHRVNRMPARSPRRTPRQHHEGSYRMQFPPQRGIYPRATPPHLQAFPPRPSPQDEMMDVQGVPIV